The window ttttctctttctcactctcagacaacacacacacacacacaatcaattcctaatgtaatgtaatgtaaagatgtaagatgtaaatattaataaaaaaggggggatatattcagaagtctgtatttttaatgcattttaaagacatcttgcaaaaggggggcctcggtcaaatgttaatgccatttggggggccttgccctggaaaagtttgggaatccctgtattatacaactccgaacaggtcactcacaCTGGTGCtcctaaatatttattcacagttgcACAAAGAACTTTTCAGTctcaaatgcgagtgaaatggtctcACTGTAGAGCCCTGTTATAGTATGATACATCTGcagcgttttttatttttattatgatcCAATAAACTAGGGTCCTCTATTTGTATCGAAAACTCAGTATTCAGATCAGTGTTCATTCTCAGTGTCGGATACCCAGTTTCTGtgagaaagtcctctaaggtcAGCTCCCTGATAATCATAATGAGGCCCCTGCTGATGCAGTACGTGGCTTCCTTGTTGAAATCTGCCCGATCACTGTGCTCAGTTACATAGACTTTGTCAAAACAGTCATCATCAACGCTGACTATGATGCGGTCCATATTGCAGTCGCAGTCATCACGGTTTTTGATATAATCCTTTTGAACGTAATCTGGCAGGTCCTGTGCTCCTGCTCTGCTCAGATTGCCCACCTCGTAGTAGTCAAGCTCCACCTCAGGCAGGAGTTTTTCACCGTTTCTGTCATTTCTGTTTTCATAAAGGTGGAAACCAAAATGTCCTTCTTCTGGATCGTACTGCCAGGACATCTTATTGTAGACATCAAAATCCAGACATTCTTTAGCAAACCAGTAAAGCAGCTTGAGTCCGTGTCTTGGATAAGGTTTACCAAATCCAGTCTCCTCCAGCCTCTTCAGTTCATTAAGAGTTGGTGGTTTGGGCATGGTGTCTCCTTCTTAGGATCTATAAAGAAAACATTCGATATGCAGAGTGTAAAAATTTCATGTcacaaagttacagctttacctctgactgttacaaagtactgacattggagactccttccattagtGTTACATAaaggtctccttacagaaaatgtcaatAGATCACAAGGATATATCAGTACATATAAATCCAGGAGTACTGAACCTCGTGTGGTACAACAACCAGGAAatacattatagttttcacaggAAGTCTGAGCATCCACTGAATTGTTTTCAGTGGCAATTACAGTcttaaagctatcatagcaaaactgttcatatgacTTgtagtccaaagccatcttcatggtttttaagtggtaccatcctcagtaatctcactGATCTTTAGGATGTCcgtgtggggccatcctcagcaacgGAGCGATTTCCACCctgtcaacaaaaaaaactgacctttttctattttactttgtttacgATTTCATTTTGTGACGTACAAAGAAACACGAGTTGCTTTtcaattttgttgttgtttaatttgttcGGTTACTGACTCAAAAATCGGATGACCAAGAAGTAAACAGACCTATACCAACCTCtatcttcattttcttcttatttaatAGGTAAATAAATACGTTATCGATTGTGTAACAATCACTGTTCTTGTTTTGTTGAATAATGACATACAtttgagaggggaaaaaaaaaaaaaaacagccaaaggCATTACATCACAGAGATTTTCAGTATTATATCGTTATTACCTAGAAACACTTTCAATATTACAAGCCTTACTTTAAtcttaacaacaacaactttatcgatttcattttaaaaaatgcatttttgaatAATGAGTATCACGTGTGTTGGCTTTTGAACTGATTACGTAATATAGTCGAGATTATGTAGAGGACTTTTACTTTGGAGCTACATAAATATCAGGAGGTATTCgaaaaccagaaagaaaaaaagggtgtAAGGCACCAAAATGTACACAGATGAAATTCAGTTGTTCAGATGCTCACAGGCATTACAGGACTGAGTACATTTTATTGATCATGTTGTTCAAAGAGATACGGCCTGTACAGTGTAAAGAATAAACCAAAATTCCCTGGCATTTACCCTCGTATGTGTCTCTAACTGCTCTTACTGTATCTTCAGCTCTATTTTTGAAGAAAATATTACTCTAGAATGATAGTAATGATATATAAATGTAGTcttataataaaacaataagatCTAAACACAAACTCAATGTGTAATGTTAAACTcaaaggaaatgacatcatcattTTAAACTTACTTTCTATGGAGTTGTAGACTATCTCTTCTAAACAGCAACAAGCAAATAGTTCGAGATCCAGAAATGAGAGTTCAGGAGAGCAAGAGCTGTGTTATGAACTCCTCCAGGACTGAAGGtcggtttttgttttttaaccaggAATCTGTGCTTAGTTGCCAGGATCCACCCACCAGTTCATCTCAAACGGctaaaaaaatgtgatctggcTTTCTTACAGCATGTGTTAACTTCTCAAGAAACAGAAACTGATCCGGACTGAGACCGTGGGCGTGTCCAAGTTAACTTCTGTCCACATGCACAAATAGTTCTCTCTTGTTTTGCCCTGTccacagtgcatccggaaagtattcacagcgcttcactttttttttttttttttttttttttgttacagccttattccaaaatggattcaattcattattttcctaaaaattctacaaacaataccccataatgacaacgtgaaagaagtttgttggaaatctttgcaaatttattaaaaacaaacaaacaaaaaaaagcaggtgaaaacctggccagcaggagccatctctgctcttcaggactgtgcattcaggcaatcagcaactATAGGACAACATCACCcacctgtgacagtgatgcctcccttccagatgcgCTGAACAACTTTTACACTCGGTTCGAGGCACAGAATGACGTGGCAGcgaggaagaccacccctcctcctaacgaccaggtgctgtgtctaaccacggctgatgtgaggaaaactctaagcagagtcaacccacggaaggctgctggaccagacaacattcctggcagagtgctcagaaGATGTGCAGACCAGCTACCAGATGTTCTCACTGTGCTTCAAGGCTACCACCATCGTCCCCGTGCCAAAGAGGTCtccagtgtcctgcctcaatgactaccgtcccgttgcactcacatccatcatcatgaagtgcttcgatAGGCTCGTCATGAGgtacatcaagaccctgctgccccaCTCACTGGACCCGCTGCAGTTCACATATCGCACCAACCACTCGACAGATGAtgccatcaccaccaccctacatctggccctcgcccacctggacaagaaggacacctgctgttcatagacttcagttcagcattcaacacaatcattcctcagcacctgattggaaagctgaacctactgggctttaacacctccctctgcaactggatcctggacttcctgactgggagacctcagtcagtcAGGGTCGGGAACtacatctccagcaccaccacactgagcacggGGGCCCCTCAGGGACATGTGCTCAGTCCATTGCTgctcactctgctgactcacgactgtgTAGAAACGCAGAgctccaatcacatcaacaAGTTTGCCAATGACACgaccgtggtgggtctcatcagcaagaatgacgagtcagcatacagagaggaggtgcaacagctaacggactggtgcagaaccgacaacctgtctctgaatgtggacaaaacaaaagagatagTTGTTGACTTCATGAGAGCACGGAGCAAccactctccactgaacatcaatGGGTCCTTCatggagatcgtcaagagcatCAAATTCCTCCGTGTTCACCTGACAGAGAACCTCACCTtatccctcaacaccagctccatagccaagaaagcccagcagcgtctctactttctgcaaaggctgaagaaagcccatctcccacctcccatcctcacaaccttctacagaggaactattgagaacatcttgagcagctgcatcactgtctggttcggaaattgcaGCTTATTGGATTGGAAGACTCTGCAGCGGATATTGAGGACAGCTGAGATCAttggggtctctcttccctccatcatagacatttacaccacacgctgcgtCCGCAAATCCACCAGCATtttggatgaccccacacaccccacacaccccacacacacactcttcaccctcctgctgtctggaaaaaggtaccgaagcagTCGGGCCCTCAcaaccagactgtgtaacagcttcttcccccaagccatcagactcctcaatactcagagactggactgatatacgcacacacacacacactctgaactgaacaccatccaactcccattgaaatatttgcacattcctgcattatgctttactgtattataaaaaatatagtatctaatttattgtcactatatacactttacATACACTTTACCTGACTGCTATAACTATAagtgctatgtccatatttggtataagctaatttgctgaatactcagtcttagcatgttatgtttacatttacaccattgttaaattataatgttactctttggcacctatcttctgcactacctgttatatcggacacttccacactagaactgtgtactgttcggtgctacactgtcactCACTCTGCCTATTgccctgttttagtagtattgtactgtcctgtgttgttggcacacgtctgcacgtgcactttatgtagaatgtttgtggATCTTATTAGTTCTGAGTCTCATGTggtttagtgtgttgttttgtgtaacATCgtggtcctagaggaacgttgtttcatttcacggtgtactgtaccaactgtatatggctaaaatgacaataaaaccacttgaacttgaacttgaacttgaacatgGTCTTACTTGTATGGCCAACGTATATGAAGGGTACAGTTCAGCCATGTATTTAAATACCTGTACACTTTGTGTAAGTTTTATCATTCATCATTTATAACCAGAGTTTAAAGTATGATACATCTGCAGCAGTTTTCATATTCATTATGATGAATAATAACATacatttgagagagagagagagagagagagagagagagagagttatataATAAGCTGATTTAAAATtgaatagaaatatatatattttttaaaacattttcacactttattCCAAGTAAAAGAACATAAGGTTTTAAAGGTTTTAAACTCTATTCAGGTGATTAAGCAGAGTggtaaaacattatataaattCTTTTCCGGTTACTAGCATCAGCTGGAAGCAAGATCACTTAATTATTCAGTGTTGACTATAATGTTCagacaaggggaaaaaaaaaacagaaaaaaacagccaAAGGAATTACATCACAGATATTTTCAGTATTATATCGTTATTACCTAGAAAcactttaaatattaaaaattaaaagtgaAATTAAAGTTCAGGAGAGCAAGAGCTGTGTTATGAACGGCTCCAGGACTGATGAtcggtttttgttttttaaacaggaaaCTTCTCAGGAAATAGTCTAtgctgtttgccaatcgcctgaccattctaaataaaatttttaccATACCTGCAGATGTACCCTTCCCTGCCACCtgacattgactacgtttacatggacagcggtaatctaattattgaccttattctgaataagacaatattctgattaaggtgtttacatgagtcgcttttagaatattcctttcacgttcgtgttttacatgttatagaacatagagcgattaacggcacaggtcattacgtccccacgtcacgccgtccgacgtccctccagaatttcacgtattgacatacagttcgtcttcgttatgggaccgtatacagttttgggtgttacatttttaattttatgaaagcttcaagtgcggttaattatttgtcatgctgtacgtgcaaatagatgactgcttgaagccgtgggctgggtcccaaaccgcgtacttacctactatatagtatatagaaatacatgtatttcgcctactaaatagcaggtaagtacgcggtttgggacgcagctgtgctctcttgtttgccgtaaaacagttgagcgctgccgtgtgtgtacgtgtactgtcgcagaatgcggtgaaaactcccacacgacgttaatagtgtgattaaggtgtgtacatgtctatatatatatatatatatatatatatatatatatatatacatatatatacatatatatatacatatatatatatatagagagagcatcaattcttcttcccatgatcttcaggaaatttggaCCTTCCTGGTGAATAGTGACTggtggaatattccaaatatttgaCAGGGGTGGACGTGTTTTCAGGTTACAAGGCTGAGTGAATGCTTTGGGACGcaaaaaatgtccatttttcaTAACCTAAAGACAATTGAACCATCTGATGTTGCATGGATTTGCTAAAAGTAATAAGTATATTAAGGTTTTTAAGTATTTTAACGATGTTGTGTACTTACATGCTCACAGTGGGCTGGGGCGGGCAAAAATACTGTTTTCACAGTGCTGTaggttttattcatgttttaggTTATTCAGGTTGTTGTGAATGACGCGTTatatctgtatttaaaaatatatgttttatttgtaagtGTAATGTCAGTGGAGCCTAGAAATGGAATCGTCTTTGTATAAAGtgggtttatgtgtgtgtgtgtgtatatatatatatatgtggggTTTAGGGGGTTAACCCTGACCTCATCAAAATCGCCGATATCAATAGCATTCGTCATCCAAAGTGTGGTCTGGGTATGACGTGTAGATCGTCGCGCGCTGTCTTCCTGTCAGCGCGAGCCGAGTGATTTCAGTTCCTCTCACAGCGCTGTTCATTCAACATCCGGGGAATTTTGTGCTGTGCTTGCGCATTGGAACGACACTTGACATGGCGGCTATAAAAGTAAAGTGCGCGTGCACGCTGTGACaaacgggtttttttttcccctctctggtGTGAGACTaaaacaaaagctttttttaaaaaaattttattttaaatatatatatcaactTGACGAGaaactgtttaaataaaagatgGACAGCGACGACGACAATGTGGATGAGGTTTTAGAAGGTAATGTTATCATCCTTATGTACAAAATGCTAGTTAAAGCTATCTGTTTTGGTCATGTTTACAGTCAGGGCAACTTTTGATAAGTATgtctgtgtattattattaatattaatattattaatagtattatccatctatctatctatatttttattataacttCAGTCAGAGGTTCAGCAGAGAGATTCTTAAATGCTTTAATCTCATAATGACCTCATTTGCAACTTTGTGACGTCACAATGCCCCCATTATGGAAGCTTTGTGGACAAATAAAAAGCTGTAGCGCTACGTCTTTATTTCAACTTCATACCCACAGCGCTGTCGAATTCGCAAATCAGATAgcccagaaggtgttgattagtttttatctgacagtagttctggtgGTAATTCCTGGGTAAATcctaggtttatattaatccactcgttctaatatatatgtatacacacacacacacacacacacacacacacatacgttatcgtttctatagtaacaactcattcccATGGGCATGGATGGCGGTACCTGCGTAATCTGcaaaacctaataataaacggTTTAAAAAGCAGAGAGAATGTCCGATCGATGTAGTCGCTATAGTGAAgctttgtgtatgtttttaaacattgtaaaggaaggagtctccagagtcagcgctgtgtaagtagtacagtcagtacgttttctGGACTCCGAAACGGAGCAGTTTGCGCGTTGCGgtttcttggtaaatatgacaacctgtgtctttttgttttgttttgttttttgtcttattaattgaagagagaaaaaaaagaggctggtgagggaacggctgtttatagctgctgtaacgtaagtgataatGGGAACTAACTTGGCTCCTGgacattacacaacattaaatggtgaaaaaaaaaaaggttaatacatttaaatttgtaAGCATAAAGTTATAAAACACTTAAGGATGTGCGGTTATTTTCAGTATTAGAGATGAGTTCGGTTATTTGTGGACAGAGGCGATCTAAAGATTGCGAATAGCCCCTTTAATGCTTGGAATGACCGCTGACTTAGTGCCTGTAACAGGTACATACTTGTTACAATGCCTAATCGATTTATTAAAAACTAGTGAGTATTTACTGTATACTTTTGATAGATAATTTTATCCTTTTATCCAATAAGCACGCACTATATCTTAGTAAGGTTTGGAACGTTTCTCTCAGGGGTCCAGCTGTGGCTCTTTTGGCAGGTGTAGGATTTGATCTCACAACCTTTAGGTCACTAGGACAAAACCCTTAACCACTAGTAACACTTAACGTGTTCGTTTCTAATGAGTACGAAGCAGACATTCAGAAAACTAATCGTGAATCGTTCCCACGGAATGTTTCTGCTCTTTTAGGCTGAATAGTCCAGTGCGTGGGCAATTATACATCTATTTGATAGAtttgtgtatgtacgtgtgtgagTTTTGTGTGCTGACCGGCCGTGTCGTGAGTCCACAGGCCCAGTAGATGATGACGGGCTCCCCCATGGCTTCTGTACCGTCGCCTACTCCTCCAGTGACCGCTTCGAAGGCCACTTTTTCCACGGAGAAAAGAACGGAAAGGGCAAATTCTTCTTTTTCGACGGCAGGTGCGAGACCACACGAGGCAACTCGGGGTTAAACATCACTTCCTGATGATTTACAGcactgtgttatttttgacacTTACACAAGCCTTCTCAGACATGATCATGACTCATATTTCAGATGAGTCAGAGTCttacacagactcacacacactcacgtacacacacagacagcgtcgctgttatatatatatatattatatatatatatatactgctagTTTGGCAATAACTCTCAATCATTCATTACAGGCAGGTCGAGAACCTTTGCTCTGTCTCACACTCACTGACTTCTTTTAAATTTCAGTAATATCCTGATATCATAACTCATCAAGCTGAGCAAAATAACTATATAATAAGGAGTagtaagaaaaaagaatgacatacagtataatcacACAAGTactgtgccctccactaatatcgggCCCCTTGGCAGTGTAGTATCACATTATATGTAGTATATTGTTGCGGTGTAGTATCGCACAAGTCTGTATCACTGtatagtttaaaaataattgtagACATCATCCATGcgttttccgtaccgcttatcctacacagggtcactgggaGATTGGAGCCGATCCCATGGGActcggggtacatcctggacgaGGTCACAACCCATCACCGTCACAatcgcacactacggacaattctggaaatgtcaatcagcctagaATGTACGTCTctggcgggattcgaaccctcaTCGTAGACATCAGTTCATTTAGTTCTAATAACTGAATAAGAATAGACGAATGCGTGTGTTCTTTGTAATGCACATCCAGTTTGAACACCACAATAGAACaatcacagttttttttctatttcacaCCGTCTTGCCTCCCGTTACTACGCTGGACGTCCGTACCTCTTGAAGATGAACGGACGTGCACGTCACGAATGGTTTAGTTAAAACgccttgtttttaaaaaataaataaataaataaataaataaataaaatcattctcTTTTTGCTTTCCCGTGCAGCACTCTAGATGGATCCTACATGGACGATGTACTTCAGGGCCAGGGTGTGTACACTTACGAGGACGGCGGAGTGCTGTACGGCACCTACGTGGACGGAGAGCTCAACGGTCCCGCTCAGGAGTTCGACCCGGAAGGACATCTGATCTTCAAGGGCCAGTACAAGGATAACATCCACTATGGCATCTGCTGGATTTACTACCCGGTACGTTTTACTGTGTGTTCGTGCAACCCTTGTAGAGCTTCTGTTTTATCCAGAAGCTATCTATCAGGTCTGACGGTCTATAATCAGACGGTCGTCGTGTGTAGGACCGAGGCTGCGTGGTGGGCGAGGTCAACGAGGACGGGGAGATGACGGGCAAAGCAGTGGCTTATGTTTACCCCGATGGACACACGGGTCTGTACGGGAGCTTTGTGGATGGGGAGCTCATCGAGGCCAGACTGGCCACGCTGACCGATCAGGAGAACGGCAGACCTCACTTCACCGTTCAGCCCGACAGTCAGTAACACCACACTCCCTTCAGCTCTCGTATTTCAGCTCGAAAACACCGAATCTGCAAATTGAATTGTATCCTAATGGAATATTTACCAGTTCGGCCATTTCGAATAGCGCAGACGGCCATTAGGTTCATTAAATCAGGACTATTAACTCACATGAGGTCACCATCAGACTCCTATAGGACACCTTTGAATCCCATTAGACAACCTTCACAAACACGGAATCATATATCACCTCTTAAATCATCAAGCTCCATTATGTTGTGATCTCAGATGATATGGAAACCTTAACTAGCTATTACAAACCCCCGGGAACAGCAACCGGTCATTTATTTTAGCAACATCTGTATTCTCATAACGTTTATTAATGTCCCGCCTTTAAAGCAGCACCTCGGAGACTCCTACAGGTGTAGTCTTGTTTAGTTTTTGTCCTCGTTGTATTGTTACCTGAGATTAAGTGTTTGCTTCAGTCTTAATTTTCACTAAATGTGGTGTACTGTACCTTCACGTAAACATTTCATAACCGCTAGCATAAAATACCGACTGTATAAACAACTGGAATGGGAATATTACAGTTTGGCTAATgcaaaaatgtaattgtaagtCAGAGCACCTCTTCTAATTTGTATGGCCTGGAAAAAACGATATTGGTTTACTAATATTATTGAAGGAAGGCAGACGTTTACAGCACTACTTAAGACGTTTTCTCTTTGTCCTTGTCTCTCAGGTCCTGTTTACTCCTACGACAAATCCACTTCCTCCTGTATCGCTGCTCACAAAACACTGATCGACCCCTACGAGAGCCAGCGgttggtataattcagaacCATCTAAATCTAAtgaaaccatatatatatatatatatgtatgtatgtatgtatgtatgtatgtatgtatgtgtgtatatatatatattagtccaagatagatgattttttttttttttcaaatataaatgACACGTTTGTAGGATTTtcgctgtttttgtttttttgcatctgATTAGTCTAAATATGTggtcatggtggcttagtggttagcgcatCTGCGATTCCTGCCACTGCCCCGTGTGCATgtagtttgcatgctctcccctgtgctttgggggtttcctccgggtactccagtttcctctcccggtccaaagacatgccttgtaTGCTGATTAgcgtctctaaattgtccgtattgtgtgaacatgtgtgagtgtgtgtgcagttgtgccctgtgatgggttggcaccccgtcgaCCCTGtcggataagtggtatagaaaatggatggaatggTTTGTTTGATATAAGTCCATAATATACGGTGTCCTGTAGTTTCTTAAAACTCGTAAATGAGGCTAATTAAaacagtgacttttttttacagTACTCATGAATCACTCTAcaataattcacttttattaaataaacagtcTAAAACAACTAGCTAACGATTCATGAGAAAATTGACTCGCTAATAAGTGAATTAGTTCTTCGGTGTATGTAAAAGCTCGCAGCATATACATTTACTATGCATgtgagagatagatatatatatgtgtgtgtgtgtgtgtgtgtatgtgtatatatatataatatgtgtatgtgtgtgtgtgtatatgtatgtgtgtatatgatttattaatttttttcagtatattaGTTATTCCTGCATGTATATCGTTTGAATGGAGACACTTTGCTGTTTATTGCGCTTCACACAAGTACACCGTGGATTAAACATACTCCTggctatgtgtgtgtttacgacAGTGTGTACGTGGGGCAGTCGCTGATCTCTGGGGCAGGAGAAGGCCTGTTCGCCAAAACTGACGCAGACGCTGACACGGTCATGGCTTTTTACAATGGAGTACGCATCACACACTccgaggtgtgtttgtgtgcgatTTTATGTCAGCATTCTACATTAAAATTTCTACATTTGACTTGTCAAGAaagatataattataatatattaatataagtATCTATGAGTGTGTACCTAGGTctgcaattaaaatgttttgttgttgttgtttttgttttttttgtttttttccccaaatagcGGATTGGAAATGAAAACAGCCAAATGCTTATATGTTTTGtccccttccccccccccccccccccccccaaacgtTTAAAgatgcagtttgtcatttttaaaagtgtctCTCAACCTGTATTAacctacatttaaaatatctaAACATCTCAGAAATGATGCTTTGTGGTGAAcactttaaaaagaataaataaatcaaatctttGGAATATTGCGTAGTTTGGATCTCGATTCAGACTTCTATTTCCATTTTTCTGACCTAGAAATGATCTCCACTTTCAGCCAAAGCACAGCCATTTAGCGCCGTCCTTTAAAATGCAATACACATGTGGTCATCGAGGGTAGGGGGtgatttgtattttcattacGGTTCTCCTCGCAGGCAGCAGGAGatctttaaaaatgacaaattgctCCTTTAAATATAATTGTTCTCTACACGTGTACTGATGAGAAGGAGTACTGTAATAGTTTATCGTATGGTTTGGGTTGCCAGGTGGACGCCCGTGATTGGTCCCTGAACGGGAACACCATTTCGTTAGATGAAGACACAGTGATCGACGTTCCTGAACCCTTTAACCATACAGAGAATTACTGTGCATCGCTTGGACACAAAGCCAATCACTCATTTACCCCCAACTGCAAATACGACCCGTGAGTGTGAAAATGTCTCGTGTGGAAAATAACGCAGCACGTGTTCAGCACTGTATCCTTAAGCCTCAAAAACATTCCTCTTTGTAGTTTGTTTAGATCTCCAACACGAACGTATGGTGATCGTAGTAACTTGTTAAAATGGTGCTGTGACCCAGATTCAGGTGCTGGATTCCCAAGCAGACGTACAATTgtttgcaaaagtttgcatccccctgAGCAAAATCGACAGTAAAACAGCAGCCTGAAAAGATAGCCATGGCTATCTTCATATTTAGAAATTCGGACCCGGTTCTGTCGTCTTTGTCATTCCAGGAATATTCACATTGCTCACGTACATATGGTGTACTGCTTAC is drawn from Ictalurus furcatus strain D&B chromosome 8, Billie_1.0, whole genome shotgun sequence and contains these coding sequences:
- the setd7 gene encoding histone-lysine N-methyltransferase SETD7 isoform X2 gives rise to the protein MDSDDDNVDEVLEGPVDDDGLPHGFCTVAYSSSDRFEGHFFHGEKNGKGKFFFFDGSTLDGSYMDDVLQGQGVYTYEDGGVLYGTYVDGELNGPAQEFDPEGHLIFKGQYKDNIHYGICWIYYPDRGCVVGEVNEDGEMTGKAVAYVYPDGHTGLYGSFVDGELIEARLATLTDQENGRPHFTVQPDSPVYSYDKSTSSCIAAHKTLIDPYESQRVYVGQSLISGAGEGLFAKTDADADTVMAFYNGVRITHSEVDARDWSLNGNTISLDEDTVIDVPEPFNHTENYCASLGHKANHSFTPNCKYDPFVHARFGPIKCIRTIRAVQKDEELTVAYGYDHEPSGKSGPEAPDWYKQELREFQEREAERRVKDSC
- the setd7 gene encoding histone-lysine N-methyltransferase SETD7 isoform X1 yields the protein MGTNLAPGHYTTLNGEKKKGPVDDDGLPHGFCTVAYSSSDRFEGHFFHGEKNGKGKFFFFDGSTLDGSYMDDVLQGQGVYTYEDGGVLYGTYVDGELNGPAQEFDPEGHLIFKGQYKDNIHYGICWIYYPDRGCVVGEVNEDGEMTGKAVAYVYPDGHTGLYGSFVDGELIEARLATLTDQENGRPHFTVQPDSPVYSYDKSTSSCIAAHKTLIDPYESQRVYVGQSLISGAGEGLFAKTDADADTVMAFYNGVRITHSEVDARDWSLNGNTISLDEDTVIDVPEPFNHTENYCASLGHKANHSFTPNCKYDPFVHARFGPIKCIRTIRAVQKDEELTVAYGYDHEPSGKSGPEAPDWYKQELREFQEREAERRVKDSC
- the setd7 gene encoding histone-lysine N-methyltransferase SETD7 isoform X3 is translated as MGLGVHPGRGHNPSPSQSHTTDNSGNVNQPRITLDGSYMDDVLQGQGVYTYEDGGVLYGTYVDGELNGPAQEFDPEGHLIFKGQYKDNIHYGICWIYYPDRGCVVGEVNEDGEMTGKAVAYVYPDGHTGLYGSFVDGELIEARLATLTDQENGRPHFTVQPDSPVYSYDKSTSSCIAAHKTLIDPYESQRVYVGQSLISGAGEGLFAKTDADADTVMAFYNGVRITHSEVDARDWSLNGNTISLDEDTVIDVPEPFNHTENYCASLGHKANHSFTPNCKYDPFVHARFGPIKCIRTIRAVQKDEELTVAYGYDHEPSGKSGPEAPDWYKQELREFQEREAERRVKDSC